A genomic segment from Spinacia oleracea cultivar Varoflay chromosome 3, BTI_SOV_V1, whole genome shotgun sequence encodes:
- the LOC110804164 gene encoding zeatin O-glucosyltransferase-like: MKDQNGKQEHPQVVVVMVPLLAQGHLNQLLHLSHLITSYGIPVHYACSASHNRQAKLRLNGWNSESLTNIHFHDLELPPFESRAPKDDPSVPFPEHLQPLFEASLHLRQPVSLLLQQLSAEFDRVIVIHDLLMTYVVQDVKLISNAEAYNFIPISAFTFFVNAWKGLSKEDNSVQLDSKDIPQGIPTEDGCATEQVLEFAAKQMKLLGFESGWIYNTSRVIEDRYVQLLEKKYSTETQKKHFVLGPFNPVDIRCSNGKNRHECLEWLDEQEKGSVIYVSFGSTTSLTDEQIKELANGLEICGEKFIWVLRRADSNDVFAEADKVNNPQLPEGYEERVKDRGIVLRDWAPQLEILAHPSTGGFMSHCGWNSCMESISMGVPVAAWPMHSDQPRNAFLLSNVLKVGVMVRDWKHRGEIVKSSTIEDAVKTLMASEEGKEIKKRAAELGEAVRGSVAEGGVCCLEREAFIAHISR, from the coding sequence ATGAAAGACCAAAATGGCAAACAAGAACACCCTCAAGTTGTAGTGGTAATGGTGCCACTACTAGCCCAAGGCCATCTCAACCAACTCCTCCACCTCTCTCACCTCATCACCTCATACGGGATACCCGTCCATTATGCTTGCTCCGCCTCCCACAACCGTCAGGCGAAGCTCCGACTCAACGGGTGGAACTCAGAAAGCTTAACCAACATTCATTTTCATGATTTAGAGCTCCCTCCTTTTGAGTCACGTGCTCCGAAAGACGACCCCTCCGTCCCCTTCCCTGAGCACTTGCAACCCCTTTTCGAGGCTTCCTTACATCTTCGTCAACCTGTTTCTCTTCTTTTGCAACAATTGTCTGCAGAGTTCGACAGAGTCATAGTTATTCATGATCTTCTTATGACGTATGTTGTCCAAGATGTGAAGCTCATCTCAAATGCTGAAGCATATAACTTCATTCCTATCTCTGCCTTTACCTTTTTCGTAAATGCATGGAAAGGCTTATCTAAGGAAGATAATTCAGTTCAGCTAGATTCAAAAGATATCCCTCAAGGTATCCCCACTGAAGACGGGTGTGCTACGGAACAAGTATTGGAGTTTGCTGCCAAACAAATGAAGTTACTCGGTTTCGAGTCAGGGTGGATTTACAACACCTCAAGAGTTATAGAAGATAGATATGTTCAATTGCTGGAGAAGAAATATTCAACTGAAACACAAAAGAAGCACTTTGTCTTAGGACCTTTTAATCCAGTGGATATCAGATGCAGCAATGGCAAAAACAGACATGAGTGCCTTGAATGGCTCGACGAACAAGAGAAAGGTTCGGTGATATATGTGTCGTTTGGGTCGACAACATCACTGACCGATGAACAGATCAAAGAGTTGGCAAATGGGTTGGAGATATGCGGGGAGAAGTTTATATGGGTGCTTAGAAGAGCAGATTCAAACGACGTTTTTGCAGAAGCTGATAAAGTGAACAATCCCCAACTTCCTGAAGGTTATGAAGAAAGAGTAAAAGACAGGGGAATTGTATTGAGAGATTGGGCGCCACAACTTGAAATATTGGCACATCCATCAACAGGTGGGTTCATGAGTCATTGTGGGTGGAATTCATGTATGGAAAGTATAAGTATGGGTGTGCCGGTAGCAGCATGGCCTATGCATTCGGACCAGCCAAGGAATGCGTTTCTGTTGAGCAACGTGCTCAAAGTTGGTGTAATGGTTAGAGATTGGAAACACCGCGGTGAGATAGTGAAGTCGAGTACTATAGAGGATGCAGTGAAAACACTGATGGCTTCAGAGGAGGGAAAGGAGATAAAGAAAAGAGCTGCAGAATTAGGTGAAGCTGTTAGAGGTTCAGTTGCTGAAGGTGGTGTTTGTTGTTTAGAAAGGGAAGCTTTTATTGCCCATATCTCTAGATAA